One Campylobacterota bacterium DNA segment encodes these proteins:
- the argH gene encoding argininosuccinate lyase translates to MKKMWSGRFAQDASKLLEQFNASIMFDRKLYREDIEGSVAHAQMLAHQGILSPEELASIEKGMAQVLEEIESGVFEWKIADEDLHMAIEKRLTEIIGEAGKKLHTARSRNDQVALDFRRYVLRKNGEIVEQIKEVMGVLVDIARNHTSTLLPGMTHLQHAQPINFAFHLLAYVSMFKRDCERFESSAERNNISPIGCAALAGTPHNINREMTAQSLGFHSVSINCLDTVSDRDFALEILFNISTLMMHVSRLAEEIILWSSYEFRFVELSDEYSTGSSIMPQKKNPDVPELLRGKTGRVYGNLMGLLTVMKGLPLAYNKDTQEDKEGVFDSVETIEISLEILREALRTMTVKPENMARACKLGHLSATDLADYLVEHCGVPFREAHHITGRAVARAEQLGCDLSDIPYAELYAIDERIKEDVCGYLSIEHSMNARTSQGGTAEVRTLEQIMFFDEYLKAKGYDSLPDV, encoded by the coding sequence ATGAAAAAAATGTGGTCCGGACGCTTCGCACAGGATGCGTCAAAGCTTCTCGAACAGTTCAACGCCTCGATCATGTTCGACCGCAAGCTGTACCGCGAAGACATTGAAGGTTCCGTCGCACACGCGCAGATGCTCGCCCATCAGGGAATTCTGAGCCCGGAAGAGCTTGCCTCGATCGAAAAAGGGATGGCTCAGGTGCTCGAAGAGATCGAATCGGGCGTTTTCGAATGGAAAATCGCCGACGAAGATCTTCATATGGCGATAGAGAAGCGGTTGACCGAGATTATCGGAGAAGCGGGTAAAAAGCTTCACACCGCCCGCAGCCGTAACGACCAGGTTGCGCTTGATTTCCGCCGTTACGTCCTGAGAAAAAACGGCGAGATCGTCGAACAGATTAAAGAAGTGATGGGAGTCCTCGTCGACATCGCACGGAATCACACGTCGACCCTTCTGCCGGGGATGACCCATCTTCAGCACGCCCAGCCGATCAATTTCGCGTTCCATCTTCTGGCGTACGTTTCGATGTTCAAACGCGACTGTGAACGTTTCGAAAGTTCGGCGGAACGCAATAATATCTCTCCGATCGGATGTGCCGCACTTGCCGGAACGCCGCACAACATCAACCGCGAAATGACCGCGCAGAGCCTAGGATTTCATTCGGTCAGCATCAACTGCCTCGACACCGTCAGTGACCGCGATTTCGCCCTTGAAATCCTTTTCAACATTTCGACGCTGATGATGCACGTTTCACGTCTGGCCGAAGAGATCATTCTCTGGTCGAGTTACGAATTCCGTTTCGTTGAACTTTCCGATGAGTATTCGACCGGAAGCTCGATCATGCCGCAGAAGAAAAATCCCGACGTTCCCGAACTGCTGCGCGGCAAGACGGGGCGGGTCTATGGGAACCTGATGGGGCTTTTGACGGTCATGAAAGGGCTTCCGCTCGCCTACAACAAAGATACCCAGGAAGACAAAGAGGGGGTTTTCGACAGCGTCGAAACGATCGAAATTTCGCTTGAGATCCTTCGCGAGGCGCTCAGAACGATGACGGTCAAGCCTGAAAATATGGCTCGTGCCTGCAAACTCGGGCATCTTTCGGCGACCGATCTGGCCGACTACCTCGTCGAACACTGCGGGGTACCGTTTCGCGAAGCGCATCACATCACCGGACGGGCCGTCGCGCGCGCCGAACAACTGGGATGCGATTTGAGCGACATCCCCTACGCGGAACTCTACGCGATCGATGAGCGGATCAAAGAGGACGTCTGCGGTTACCTTTCGATCGAACATTCGATGAATGCCCGCACCTCGCAGGGAGGAACCGCCGAAGTGCGTACTCTCGAGCAAATCATGTTTTTCGACGAATACCTCAAGGCGAAGGGGTACGATTCCCTTCCAGACGTGTAA
- a CDS encoding OsmC family protein has protein sequence MKITVSHQDAMRFEAQTEKGSFIIDCPQISPIEYFLSGIIACSATDVVMLPQKQGYTVKNLAVSGEVVRNESAPRKFNTLHLEYRFDSDADDTMAARWVMASLETYCSTINTIRDSVAITYTIVHNGKTVREHEKMISGGGSTVDFGALQGCNA, from the coding sequence ATGAAGATTACCGTTTCCCACCAGGATGCGATGCGTTTCGAAGCGCAGACCGAAAAAGGGAGTTTTATCATCGACTGCCCGCAGATTTCCCCGATCGAATATTTTCTGAGCGGGATTATCGCCTGCAGTGCCACCGATGTCGTCATGCTCCCCCAAAAACAGGGGTATACGGTGAAAAACCTGGCCGTTAGCGGCGAAGTCGTCCGCAACGAGAGCGCACCCCGAAAGTTCAACACGCTGCATCTGGAGTACCGCTTCGATTCGGATGCGGACGATACGATGGCGGCCCGCTGGGTAATGGCGAGCCTTGAGACCTATTGCTCGACCATCAATACGATTCGCGACAGCGTGGCGATCACCTACACGATCGTCCACAACGGCAAAACGGTCCGAGAACATGAAAAAATGATCAGCGGCGGCGGAAGCACCGTCGATTTCGGTGCCCTGCAAGGGTGCAACGCCTAA
- a CDS encoding SDR family oxidoreductase, whose amino-acid sequence MERTQTALVTGAAQGIGRVIARLFVQRGWEVLGLDFNAESLASAASAEGFVPIVCDLADPEAVEKAAEGIVSLDLLVNNAAYSAQGDPRILPLAEWNRVLAVNLSAPFLLSRLLADKLTLKKGSIVNIASTRALMSEPFTEAYSASKGGLLSLTHALAMSLSPVRVNAISPGWIEHAHPGSLRQIDHDFHPSGRVGRAEDIAEMAWFLGNQQSGFITGQNFVVDGGVTKKMVYPE is encoded by the coding sequence GTGGAACGGACGCAAACCGCATTGGTCACCGGTGCCGCACAGGGGATCGGGCGTGTTATCGCACGGTTGTTCGTCCAGCGCGGCTGGGAAGTGCTGGGGCTTGACTTCAACGCCGAAAGCCTTGCCTCCGCCGCTTCGGCCGAGGGATTCGTGCCGATCGTCTGCGATCTGGCCGATCCCGAAGCGGTCGAAAAAGCTGCCGAAGGAATCGTATCGCTTGATTTACTCGTAAACAACGCCGCCTACAGTGCGCAGGGCGATCCAAGGATACTTCCGTTGGCCGAATGGAACCGTGTCCTCGCGGTCAATCTGAGCGCCCCGTTTTTGCTCTCCCGTCTATTGGCCGATAAACTGACCCTGAAAAAAGGATCGATCGTCAACATCGCTTCCACGCGGGCATTGATGAGCGAACCGTTTACCGAAGCCTACAGCGCGAGCAAGGGGGGATTGCTCAGTCTCACCCATGCGCTCGCCATGAGTCTCTCCCCGGTTCGGGTGAATGCGATCAGCCCGGGCTGGATCGAACATGCCCACCCGGGTTCTCTTCGCCAGATCGATCACGATTTTCATCCCTCCGGGCGGGTCGGACGTGCGGAAGACATTGCCGAAATGGCCTGGTTTTTGGGAAATCAGCAATCGGGGTTTATTACGGGACAGAATTTCGTCGTAGATGGAGGGGTGACCAAAAAAATGGTCTACCCCGAGTGA
- a CDS encoding histidine triad nucleotide-binding protein, with protein MCIFCKIVAKEIPSNAVAENEEFYAFHDINPKAPVHVLVIPKAHYDSFKEIPGDVMGRMGTFMQETAKTLGIDESGYRIISNIGEDGGQEVKHLHFHLLGGAKLKWGHFADADPKDFI; from the coding sequence ATGTGTATTTTTTGCAAAATCGTCGCGAAAGAGATCCCCTCCAACGCGGTCGCCGAAAACGAAGAATTTTACGCCTTCCACGATATCAATCCCAAAGCGCCCGTCCATGTCCTGGTGATCCCCAAAGCCCATTACGACAGTTTCAAAGAGATCCCCGGCGACGTTATGGGAAGAATGGGGACGTTTATGCAAGAAACGGCCAAAACCCTCGGAATCGACGAAAGCGGTTACCGTATTATCAGCAATATCGGTGAGGACGGCGGACAGGAGGTCAAACACCTCCATTTCCATCTCCTCGGCGGCGCCAAGCTCAAATGGGGCCATTTCGCCGACGCCGACCCCAAAGATTTTATCTGA
- the pheS gene encoding phenylalanine--tRNA ligase subunit alpha, producing MQEWYDAIKSADTIDKIEEIRIAVFGKKGVMNAEFARMKDLDDAEKGSFAKELNVHKEALNALLLDRKLFLAMEHLEATMKAEAVDVSLYSPSSERGSLHPVMETMDRIVEYFLAMNFSVQTGPMVEDDFHNFEALNLPKYHPARDMQDTFYFKDSMLLRTHTSPVQIRTMLSQKPPIRMIAPGAVFRRDYDLTHTPMFHQVEGLVVEEAGKVSFANLKFILEDFLKTMFGDVEVRFRPSFFPFTEPSAEVDISCIFCGGEGCRVCSKTGWLEVLGCGIVDPNVFKAVGYENVSGYAFGLGVERFAMLIHRIGDLRSLFEGDTRLLEQFR from the coding sequence TTGCAAGAGTGGTACGACGCGATAAAATCGGCCGATACGATTGACAAAATCGAAGAGATTCGGATTGCCGTTTTCGGTAAAAAAGGGGTAATGAACGCCGAGTTCGCCCGAATGAAAGACCTTGACGATGCGGAAAAAGGCTCTTTTGCCAAAGAACTGAACGTCCATAAGGAAGCGTTGAATGCGCTGCTGCTGGACCGCAAACTCTTTTTGGCGATGGAACACCTCGAGGCGACGATGAAAGCCGAAGCGGTCGACGTCAGCCTCTATTCACCTTCCAGCGAGCGCGGTTCGCTCCATCCCGTCATGGAAACGATGGACCGGATCGTTGAATATTTTCTGGCGATGAATTTTTCGGTGCAGACCGGGCCGATGGTGGAAGACGACTTCCACAATTTCGAAGCCCTGAATCTTCCCAAATACCACCCCGCGCGCGACATGCAGGATACGTTTTACTTCAAGGATTCGATGCTGCTGCGTACCCATACCTCTCCGGTACAGATTCGGACGATGCTCTCGCAAAAACCGCCCATCCGGATGATTGCCCCGGGCGCCGTTTTCCGCCGCGACTACGATTTGACCCACACACCGATGTTCCACCAGGTCGAAGGGCTGGTCGTCGAGGAGGCGGGGAAAGTGTCGTTTGCGAACCTCAAATTCATCCTCGAAGACTTTCTCAAAACGATGTTCGGAGACGTCGAGGTCCGTTTCCGTCCGAGCTTTTTTCCGTTCACCGAGCCTTCCGCCGAAGTGGATATCAGCTGTATTTTCTGCGGCGGGGAAGGGTGCCGCGTCTGTTCGAAAACAGGATGGCTTGAAGTCCTCGGATGCGGTATCGTTGACCCGAATGTCTTTAAGGCGGTCGGTTACGAAAACGTCAGCGGATACGCCTTCGGCCTCGGGGTCGAGCGGTTCGCGATGCTGATCCACCGGATCGGCGATTTGCGGTCCCTTTTTGAAGGAGATACGAGACTATTGGAGCAGTTTAGATGA
- the pheT gene encoding phenylalanine--tRNA ligase subunit beta produces the protein MIVTKNWLNEWIDLGGISTEHLLKTFNAIGLEVDRHETIRVPDGVVIGYVEQCERHPDADKLSVCQVNIGSGVRQIVCGASNVRAGIHIALATVGSELPGGLKIKAAKLRGVPSDGMICSSKEIGLPSTGEGIMILDGSIGELVLGKNLNEYPLFNDDLIEIELTANRGDCLSIRGIARDLRAALNRPLRECAKNESQERLGIGRILQLHHNETFDADLLFGAVEVKEFDVPFMIVLRLALIEGEYSTPVEAVLLYSTHSTGVILRAYPFEKFGDHDTKGIITLDTDENGYTALYGKEKVSVIGVSQEKEARFSAKEGLAIIEASYIAPDIISKKMGEKKVPSCAHYYRTSRGSEPKIDMGIAYAMRLFEKFSSSQVYGGNIELLSSYEPRIVSMSEEEIASFIGMRVDKTTITQIFKNLGMEIGKPKGSTFAISIPQFRHDIVNKQDIVEEIVRIVGIDNIPSKPLYFAEANRAGDDLNEYRKTRMYRHRAAQSGFYESVHFVFNERTQLEKYGFVCTDESKELINPITANFDTLRPTLLMGLLNSASANVKVNQKKIALFEAGMVFDADRKESKRLGFIVSGAVQGEKVANAGKPASIDFASFVQMISDVAGSFELVSHVPSHSLAHPYVCAKVMIAGVEAGELFRVHPSVEEAFDLPQTFMCELKTDLLPYGLIQAQPYSKYQASYRDLSIVVSKETAYETIKNVIEKHVSPQVRRFYPVDRYVSEALGDQMSLTLRFVLQSEEKTLEEEDITAAMEWVLDGLKNELGVSLR, from the coding sequence ATGATCGTTACGAAGAATTGGTTAAACGAATGGATTGATCTTGGGGGTATCAGTACCGAACACCTCCTCAAAACGTTCAATGCCATCGGGCTGGAAGTCGACCGCCACGAAACGATCCGCGTCCCTGACGGCGTCGTTATCGGATACGTCGAACAGTGCGAACGCCATCCCGATGCCGACAAACTGAGCGTTTGCCAGGTCAACATCGGCTCGGGCGTCCGGCAGATCGTCTGCGGTGCCTCGAACGTTCGTGCGGGAATCCATATCGCGCTCGCGACGGTCGGTTCCGAACTTCCCGGCGGACTGAAAATCAAAGCAGCCAAACTTCGCGGCGTCCCTTCGGACGGAATGATCTGTTCGAGTAAAGAGATCGGCCTCCCTTCGACCGGCGAGGGGATTATGATCCTTGATGGCAGTATCGGGGAACTGGTTCTGGGGAAAAATCTCAACGAGTACCCGCTTTTCAACGACGATCTGATCGAAATCGAGTTGACCGCCAACCGAGGCGACTGTCTGAGCATCCGGGGTATCGCCCGCGATCTGCGCGCCGCTTTGAACCGCCCGTTGCGCGAATGCGCCAAAAACGAGAGTCAGGAACGCCTGGGAATCGGCCGCATTTTGCAGCTCCATCACAACGAAACGTTTGATGCCGACTTGCTTTTCGGGGCCGTCGAGGTCAAAGAGTTCGATGTCCCTTTCATGATCGTGTTGCGTCTGGCACTGATCGAGGGGGAATATTCGACTCCGGTTGAAGCGGTGTTGCTCTATTCGACCCACAGCACGGGGGTAATCCTCAGAGCGTACCCGTTTGAAAAATTCGGCGACCACGATACGAAGGGAATCATCACCCTTGATACGGACGAAAACGGCTACACGGCGCTTTATGGCAAGGAAAAAGTCTCGGTGATCGGCGTTTCGCAGGAGAAAGAGGCCCGCTTCAGTGCCAAAGAGGGGCTGGCAATCATCGAAGCCAGCTATATCGCTCCCGATATCATCTCCAAAAAGATGGGGGAGAAGAAAGTCCCCAGCTGCGCGCACTATTACCGTACATCCCGGGGCAGCGAACCCAAAATCGACATGGGGATCGCGTATGCGATGCGTCTGTTCGAAAAATTTTCGTCGTCCCAGGTGTACGGCGGGAATATCGAGCTGCTCTCTTCGTACGAGCCGCGCATCGTCAGCATGAGCGAAGAAGAGATCGCCTCGTTCATCGGGATGCGCGTCGATAAAACGACGATTACCCAGATTTTCAAAAACCTGGGGATGGAGATCGGCAAGCCCAAAGGATCGACGTTTGCGATTTCGATTCCGCAGTTTCGCCACGACATCGTGAACAAGCAAGACATCGTCGAAGAGATCGTCCGCATCGTCGGCATCGACAACATCCCCTCCAAGCCGCTTTATTTCGCCGAAGCGAACCGTGCGGGCGATGACCTGAACGAATACCGCAAAACGCGGATGTATCGCCATCGCGCCGCGCAGAGCGGGTTTTACGAATCGGTCCATTTCGTTTTTAACGAACGCACACAGCTTGAAAAATACGGGTTCGTCTGCACCGACGAGTCCAAAGAACTGATCAACCCGATTACCGCCAATTTCGATACGCTTCGGCCGACCCTTCTGATGGGGCTTTTGAACTCCGCATCGGCGAACGTCAAAGTGAATCAGAAAAAAATTGCCCTGTTCGAAGCGGGGATGGTGTTCGATGCGGATCGTAAAGAATCCAAGCGTCTAGGGTTTATCGTTTCGGGTGCGGTGCAGGGTGAAAAAGTTGCCAATGCCGGCAAGCCCGCCTCCATCGATTTCGCGTCGTTCGTCCAGATGATATCGGACGTGGCGGGTTCGTTTGAACTCGTTTCGCACGTTCCCTCCCATTCCCTCGCACACCCTTACGTTTGTGCGAAAGTGATGATCGCCGGGGTCGAGGCGGGGGAACTTTTCCGCGTTCACCCCAGTGTGGAGGAAGCGTTCGACCTTCCGCAGACGTTTATGTGCGAGCTCAAAACCGATCTTCTCCCATACGGCTTGATCCAGGCGCAGCCGTACTCGAAGTACCAGGCGTCGTATCGCGATTTGAGCATCGTCGTTTCGAAAGAGACGGCGTACGAAACGATCAAAAATGTCATTGAAAAACACGTCTCCCCTCAGGTCCGTCGGTTCTATCCCGTCGACCGCTACGTCTCCGAAGCGCTGGGTGACCAGATGAGCCTGACGCTGCGGTTTGTTCTGCAGTCGGAGGAAAAGACGCTGGAAGAGGAAGATATCACCGCCGCGATGGAATGGGTGCTGGACGGTTTGAAAAACGAACTCGGGGTAAGCTTGCGATGA
- the aroA gene encoding 3-phosphoshikimate 1-carboxyvinyltransferase codes for MTKAKVHPVHSFAFKSNAIAPDKSISHRCAMFAVLAEGESKVRNFLRAEDTLNTLKIVGHLGADILDEGETITIRSNGIKETSEILDCGNSGTGMRLFCGLLSSAEGHFVLTGDEYLKRRPMKRVTQPLRSIGAKLDGRNNGDLAPLSIRGASLKSFDYTSPVASAQVKSAMMLAALRSDGVCTFREPELSRDHTERMLRGMGARIEVNGLETKIWPLEKPLSPLDIRVPADPSSAFFFAVAAAIVPGASALIEGVTLNPTRIEAFKVLEKMGAKITYTLTDERYEPIGNIRVEYAPLKTVTVEENIAWLIDELPALSVAMACAEGKSVVKNAEELRVKESDRIKTVVDNLNLCGIETEEYPDGYAVIGGELKSATVNSYGDHRIAMSFLIAGLRCGMEVEDVECINTSFPNFFELLGTFAKVER; via the coding sequence ATGACGAAAGCGAAAGTCCATCCGGTCCACTCCTTCGCGTTCAAGAGCAACGCGATCGCGCCCGACAAATCGATTTCGCACCGATGCGCCATGTTCGCCGTTCTGGCCGAAGGGGAGAGTAAGGTCCGCAATTTTCTCCGTGCCGAGGACACCCTCAATACCCTCAAAATCGTCGGTCATCTGGGGGCGGATATCCTGGATGAGGGAGAAACCATCACGATCCGCTCCAACGGGATAAAAGAGACGAGCGAAATCCTTGACTGCGGGAACTCCGGGACGGGGATGCGGCTGTTTTGCGGCCTCCTCTCTTCGGCGGAGGGGCATTTTGTCCTCACCGGTGACGAGTATCTCAAACGCCGCCCGATGAAACGGGTGACCCAGCCGCTGCGCTCCATCGGTGCGAAGCTCGACGGACGCAACAACGGTGACCTGGCTCCCCTTTCGATCCGGGGCGCGTCGCTCAAATCGTTCGATTATACATCTCCGGTCGCATCGGCGCAGGTCAAAAGCGCCATGATGCTCGCAGCGCTCCGTTCAGACGGTGTCTGCACATTCCGTGAGCCGGAACTGAGCCGTGACCACACCGAACGGATGTTGCGGGGGATGGGGGCACGCATCGAGGTAAACGGCCTTGAGACCAAAATATGGCCTTTGGAAAAACCGCTTTCGCCGCTGGATATCCGTGTGCCTGCCGATCCTTCCAGCGCTTTTTTCTTCGCCGTAGCGGCGGCGATCGTCCCCGGGGCATCGGCCCTGATCGAAGGGGTCACCCTCAACCCGACCCGTATCGAAGCGTTTAAAGTATTGGAAAAAATGGGGGCCAAGATCACCTATACCCTCACCGACGAGCGGTACGAGCCGATCGGCAACATTCGCGTCGAGTACGCCCCTCTTAAAACCGTTACCGTCGAGGAAAACATTGCGTGGCTCATCGACGAGCTCCCGGCTCTTTCTGTGGCCATGGCGTGCGCGGAAGGGAAAAGCGTCGTCAAAAATGCCGAAGAACTTCGGGTCAAAGAGTCCGACCGGATTAAAACGGTGGTTGATAACCTGAACCTCTGCGGCATCGAAACCGAAGAGTATCCCGACGGCTATGCGGTGATCGGCGGAGAGCTCAAATCCGCCACCGTGAACAGTTACGGCGACCATCGGATCGCCATGAGTTTCCTGATTGCGGGGCTGAGATGCGGGATGGAGGTCGAAGACGTCGAATGCATCAATACCTCCTTCCCTAACTTCTTTGAGCTCCTCGGCACTTTTGCGAAGGTAGAACGATGA
- a CDS encoding 4-hydroxy-3-methylbut-2-enyl diphosphate reductase: protein MKIELAESYGFCFGVKRAIKIAEENRNSSTYGPLIHNANEIARLKNDFNVALSENLDTFKAGDTAVIRTHGIPKEELALLNRRNVNVVDATCPYVTKPQQIVEEMSTQGYDIVIFGDEAHPEIKGVKSYGVGNVFVINAPEEIDALKLREKVATVAQTTRKIEDYRQIVGKLMETHKEVRVFNTICNATFDNQDAVRALAQKADVMVIIGGKNSSNTKQLYAISKEFCPDSYHIESKDDLEPGWFSGKEFCGISAGASTPDWIIDEVVEAIEHLRR, encoded by the coding sequence ATGAAAATCGAGCTGGCCGAAAGTTACGGATTCTGTTTCGGTGTGAAACGGGCGATCAAAATTGCCGAAGAAAACCGCAACTCTTCCACCTATGGCCCGCTTATTCATAATGCCAACGAGATCGCGCGACTCAAAAACGATTTTAACGTCGCGTTGAGCGAAAATCTCGATACCTTCAAAGCCGGAGATACTGCCGTCATTCGAACCCACGGTATTCCCAAAGAAGAACTTGCCCTCCTGAACCGCCGCAACGTGAACGTCGTCGATGCGACGTGTCCTTACGTTACCAAGCCCCAGCAAATCGTCGAGGAGATGAGTACTCAGGGGTACGATATCGTCATTTTCGGAGACGAAGCCCACCCCGAGATCAAAGGGGTCAAAAGCTATGGTGTGGGCAACGTATTCGTCATCAACGCTCCCGAGGAGATCGATGCGCTTAAACTGCGCGAAAAAGTGGCCACCGTCGCACAGACGACCCGCAAGATCGAAGATTACCGACAAATCGTCGGAAAGCTGATGGAAACGCACAAGGAGGTGCGGGTATTCAACACGATCTGCAACGCGACGTTCGACAACCAGGATGCCGTACGCGCATTGGCCCAAAAAGCCGACGTGATGGTGATCATCGGCGGCAAAAACTCTTCGAACACCAAACAGCTCTACGCCATTTCCAAAGAATTCTGCCCTGACAGTTATCATATCGAGAGCAAAGACGATCTCGAGCCCGGCTGGTTCAGCGGAAAAGAGTTCTGCGGGATCAGCGCGGGAGCTTCGACACCTGATTGGATCATCGACGAAGTTGTCGAAGCGATCGAGCATCTTCGCCGATAG